Proteins encoded within one genomic window of Aspergillus nidulans FGSC A4 chromosome VII:
- a CDS encoding uncharacterized protein (transcript_id=CADANIAT00008773): protein MDDPAAFDATAPPVRDSSPSPSISPTPAISSCPSPDRTFSTVSSLSTSSGTSGDARSSVSVSTRRRGYIRPQGAEFAASAKNRESVMSLGSIAHLQYYFARTGLLDGKGGNAREYKKKKRNTEDTPQLLLTPNARFTDEITMSPTEDMNTDSGEDAFDVVEDGDEVMLPPTVSTYSIKTHHIPPPPDLLQLRRDLLNAIYKAQREIDAVSQQQHSPETLPPRIDVSPDGDTEPNGDSQHQANLAAALQSWDEINGMRLLDVVTLAIRAAKIYYTTHEYPERLASIKSEREIRQDLFNVLEVLKRWAGRNFAGGFREEEKKAVLGWMSDVRDMLSQEAQLEDAEVKERASWVWIEGDWTGRERQREEEFLASLTGPDSRLPVWTEPEDGSLPSAMLERLRDGRDLIRIHNIAVRKSKRPFGEIKTFHEDVAKPYRQADNLRYWIKAAELRWETKLELDVMGVVYGTSDEAWHQFDRAIAAWCKSVREELSQDLRVLRRRATAASVDGLLVKIS from the coding sequence ATGGACGATCCCGCCGCGTTTGATGCTACAGCCCCTCCTGTCCGAGACTCCTCACCCTCCCCTTCCATCTCTCCAACACCCGCGATTTCGTCCTGTCCATCACCAGACCGTACATTTTCTACAGTTTCTTCGTTGTCGACATCGTCTGGCACATCCGGTGATGCCAGGTCTTCAGTGTCAGTTTCTACGCGGAGACGGGGGTATATCCGGCCTCAGGGGGCGGAAttcgccgcctccgcaaAAAACCGGGAAAGTGTAATGAGCCTGGGGAGCATCGCACATTTGCAATACTATTTCGCTCGAACAGGTCTGCTGGATGGGAAGGGTGGTAATGCGCGAGAATataagaagaaaaagaggaataCGGAGGACACACCACAATTGCTGCTCACACCAAATGCCCGCTTCACGGACGAAATTACAATGAGCCCAACGGAGGATATGAATACGGattcaggagaagatgcgTTTGACGTTGTCGAGGACGGAGACGAAGTGATGCTGCCCCCGACTGTCAGTACCTATAGCATTAAGACGCACCATatcccgccgcctccggATCTGCTGCAGCTACGGAGGGACCTTTTGAACGCGATATATAAAGCACAGAGAGAGATTGATGCGGtgtctcagcagcagcattcaCCGGAGACGCTTCCACCACGAATCGATGTCTCGCCAGATGGCGATACGGAACCAAATGGAGATTCGCAACACCAGGcgaatctggctgcagcTCTTCAGAGCTGGGATGAAATCAACGGTATGCGCTTATTAGATGTTGTCACGCTTGCGATTCGCGCAGCAAAGATATACTATACCACCCATGAATACCCGGAACGACTGGCTTCTATAAAAAGCGAGCGTGAGATTAGGCAAGATCTATTTAATGTCCTTGAAGTGTTGAAGCGATGGGCAGGACGCAATTTTGCAGGTGGGTTtcgagaagaggaaaagaaggccgTTCTAGGCTGGATGTCCGATGTGCGCGATATGTTGTCGCAAGAGGCGCAGCTTGAAGACGCAGAAGTGAAAGAGCGGGCATCGTGGGTCTGGATTGAAGGCGATTGGACTGGTCGGGAACGGCAGCGGGAAGAGGAATTTCTGGCCAGCCTGACAGGTCCAGACTCACGCTTGCCAGTATGGACAGAGCCTGAAGATGGTTCACTCCCATCTGCGATGCTTGAGAGACTACGTGACGGCCGCGATCTGATCCGGATCCACAACATAGCCGTCCGGAAGTCCAAGCGACCTTTTGGTGAGATCAAAACCTTCCATGAAGACGTTGCCAAGCCATATCGACAAGCAGATAATCTTCGGTATTGGATAAAGGCGGCCGAACTGCGCTGGGAGACGAAGCTCGAACTGGACGTCATGGGCGTCGTCTATGGCACCAGCGACGAGGCGTGGCACCAGTTTGATCGAGCCATTGCAGCCTGGTGCAAGTCCGTCCGAGAAGAGCTCTCGCAAGACCTTCGAGTATTGAGAAGACGAGCGACTGCAGCCAGTGTTGACGGGCTGCTTGTCAAGATCTCATGA